Within the Vagococcus carniphilus genome, the region TATGAGTGATTTACATGTTGATATAAATAAATTAGGTCAATTTGAGTTAGAGCTTTTAACTGATCTTTTACATGAGAAAAAAATAACTCATCTTCATTTAGCAGGAGATACTGCAAATCAAGTAGCCTTTCTTTTAGATACACTTTCCTTTATTGAAAGTAAAGGAATACCAGCTACGTTTAATTTTGGTAACCATGAATTGCCTAGCATAAAAAAGACGATTGAAATGGAAGATTATCCTGATTCTCGGTTTCTTAATCACTCTCATAAAGAACTCAACAACCAACTTGTTTTACTAGGTGTTAACGGGTGGTACGACTACAGTTTTGCCCTAGAAAAAGACTATGACAAAATTGTAGCCTCTAAAAATCTATACTGGTATGACCGAATCATTGAACGACCATTAAATGATCCTGATACGTTGGTATCTATTTTAAAAGAACTTAAATACAGTTTAGATGACTTAAAAAATGCGGGTAAACAAGTAATTGTAGCAACTCATTTTGTTCCTAAACAAGAATTTGTCCGCTATTTTGATGGAGAATATGAGAGATGGAATCAAATTAATGCTTTTTTAGGTGCTAAAGCAACAGGAGAACTGTTTGAGACTTATGACAATATTCAACGAGTTGTCTTTGGACATACCCATCGTCGGATAGATAATCAAGTGATTAATGGGATTTCTTACTCAGCTCGTCCTCTAGGTTATTTCTATGAGTGGCATCTTACTAAAGATTTCATGCTCGAAAATAAATTGATGACTTCTTTTAATCCTTACAAAGTACGACGAATTTTAAGAAATCAACAAGATGAATTTAATGAATATCGAGCTAAACACTTAAAAAAAGAGTTTAGCGATGCTTTAACTATTATTGATTACTAAAAAACCAATCAACATAAAAAAGTTGATTGGCTTTTTTTATAATTTTTTCTTTTCTATATGTGATACACCGGCACCGATTCCTGCTACAACTCCTAAACCAAATAAAACTTTAGATGACGCCAAAACACCTACTGAAACACATGCAACAGCAATAACTGTATTTGTTTTTTCATTAAAGGCTAATAACTCTTTTGATGGCATGGAAATAGTTAAATCAAGACCAATTTTTTTATTAATATTATTGATACTTCGATTAATAGTTCTTATCATTCTTATTCTCCTTTTTAATTAGTGAAAAAATAAATAGCCGGGTTAATTAACAACAAAAATCCTGTTAGACCAAACCATTTAGCCTGATGTTTTTTTCTTAACGCCATTCCTCCTGCTAACACTAAACAAATAATAGCAATGATTCCCATTATTAAAGAAATATTCCCCAAATGAGGATGAATCCTATCTAAACCGATTTTAAAAAATTGTTCAATCATCATTATTTTTTCCCCTCCTCAAATAAATCATAAAGTGTGTGATCCAATAAAAAATTAAATGTTTTTTCTGTTCCTTGTAGTGTATCTCGATCAACTAAGGATAAAAATAGAATTGAATGGATGATATTCATTACCTCATCTTCAGGTAAAAGTAACTTAAGATTCGCTTGACTAATTGCCTGCTCAAATAACTCTGCACTTTTTTGTTTTAATTCCTCTATTTTGTCTGTCGGTAATTTCGCTAAAAACAAATCATATTCCGCACTATTCATGTCGTACAAATTGGGAAATGTTTGGAATTCATGAAATAGCCATTGTAATCCTTTTTTAAAGCCTTCTATTTTTTGATTTTCTTCTTCAATAAACTTAGACCAAGTCATCAACAAGTTATCTTGTACATTTTCTAAGACCTCTAAGAACAAATCTTCTTTTCTTTTATATATTAAATAAAAAGCACCCGAAGAAATACCAACTGTTTTAGTTAGTAAAGGAATATTAGTTTGTTTGTATCCTCTTATTTTCCAGCTTTCCAAACACGCTTCTTGAAGTTTCTTTTTTATTTCTTTTAAATCAGACTCTGAGAATTTTTTTGACATCTTCAGGCCTCCTTCTCATTATGAATATACTATAACATTTATTCATGAATAAATAAATACAAATATTCATGTAAAGTTAATTAAAAAAGCTGACCCAACGTCAACTTTTTTATTTGATTAGTTTTTTATAGTTAGGGGATTAAAAATTTACTCTTATTTATTTCTAGAAATGATCATATAAATGCGGTGTATTTGGTTCAATCAAATCAGATAATACTTCTTTCTCCCCGTTAAACTCAAGAAATTCAGCCCAAATAGCTTCCTCAACAGTGTGTTTGCCTAAAAATACTTGCGTCCATCTCTGAATAGTTCCGCTGTAATCTGCTTTTCCTTCCTCTACTTTTTGACAGTTTGCTTGGCCATTCTCAATCTCTACTTTAAACATACCGTCGTTCCAAGGACAATTCGCATCATTAACTTCTAGATAAAGACTATATTTTGTAGACACATCTCTAAACTTAAATTTTCCGATAAAACGCTCAAAATCAAGAATTCTTGCCATCATATCTGTTTGTTTCTTTCTTCTGACTTCAATGGTTTCAGTGAATAATTCAGACACCATTTTGACATCAATATTTTTGGCAACAAACATCGGGAAACTACCACTATGAGAAGAGACAAACGTCATTAATTTTCTAAGTGCAAACATATTAGTGTAGGCTAATTCATTAATTTTAAATTCAGAAAAACCTATTAAACTATAATTAATATAGCCACAAGGAACATCATTATCATCATAAGCAATGGCTAATCTTTTACCTTCAAAATATTTGAACTCAAAGTCCCACCAATAATCCTCTCTAAGCAAACTTCCATTTTGACTCCCTAGCGTTTTGCGATAAAGCGCTTTTATTATTTTTTGTGCTTCTTCATCTTCCCAGAAAACACGTTCCATGTATCCTTTTTTCTCTTGCTTAACTTGTTGAATAACATGCGTTGGAATATATGTTTCTTCAATATCAAAGATCATCTCATAGCCAAATTTTCGATAAAAGGGTTGCGAGAAAGGGGCTAAATAAGACAGTTCAGTTCCTCTTTCATACAAATCTTTGAAAGCGTATTCAAATAAACGCGTAATACTACCTGTTCCCCTTCGTTCTGGATAACTTGCCACATCAACAATCCCTGCTGAAGTCATGACTTGTCCATTAATCATTACTTCATAAGGATGATTAATCACTTGACTGGTAACTCTCCCGTTAATTTCTTCTACATAATTATCAATAAACTGTCCCTTAATTAAAAACTCCTCTTTTTGTGTATCTGTGTGATTCGCGTTAAATGCATAACTAGCTAATTGACGTGTTTCCTCAATTTCTTGACGTTCTGTTACTCTTCTTATCATGCTTTCACTCCTTCATTTATTATAAAGGTCATGATAGAAGTAACTTCTATCACAACCTTATTTCTAATTTAATTAAAAATAGTCGTACAAGCGTGGTGTACTAGGTGAGAATAATTCTGAGAAATTGGTATTTTCATTTTTAGAGTCAATCAAATTAAGCCATTGAGCCTCTTCAAATGTCACTCTTCCCATAAAAATCTGTGTCCATCTTTGAATGCTGCCACTATAATGAATCATTGCTTCATTAGATGGATCTATTTTCTCACAAGTTGATTTTCCATTAACAATGCTTAACTTAAAAATACCATTATTCCATGAGCATGTGCTGTCATTAACTTCTAAATAAACAATTTCTTTCTTTGGACTAGATTTAAAATTAAATTTTTCAATAAATTCTTTAAAATTAACAATTCTTGCCATCATACTGCTATGAGTTTTTCTAACAATATTTTGTGTTTCAGTAAAAAGTTCTAATATTTTTGGATCCGGCAGATTAGTTGAGACGAACTCATCAAAACTTCCACTATGGGAAGAAACAAATGTCATTAATTTTTTTAAACCAAAAAGATTTGTATAGCTCATCTCATAAATCATAAATTCTGATGCCCCAATTAAGCCATAAACAATGTAACCACATGCTTGCTTTTGGTCATCATAAGCAATAGCTAGTCTTCTTCCTTGATTAAAAGTTAACACAAAATCCCACCAATAATCTTCCCGAACCAAACTTCCATTATGCGTACCTAATGTCTTGCGATATAATTCTTTAATGGTTTCTTGAGCCTCTTTATTTTCCCATGAAACACGTTTGATGCTACCTGTTTTTTCTGGTTTAATTTGTACAATTGTCTCTTTTGGAATCCTTATCTCATCATAATCAAAGATATTTTCGTAGCCAAATTTTCGGTAAAAAGTTTGAGAAAAGGGAGCTAGATAAGAAAGCTCTGTTCCTTTTTCATGTAAGTCATTAAAGATAGCTTCAAAAAGTAATCTAATACTTCCTGTGCCTCGTGCTTCAGGATAAGTTGCTACATCTCCAATACCTGACATTCCCATTACTTGGCCATTGATTGTTACCTGATACGGATAGCCAACAATTTGACTTGTCACCTGCCCATCGACTTCATCCACATAATTATCAATAGATTCATTTTTCTTTAAATAAATATCACGTTGTTCTTTAGTATGATTTGAATTAAAAGCATAGCTTCCTAATTCATGTATTTGTTCCAAGTACTTTCTGTCTGTTACTTTTTTTATCATATGATCCACTCCTAATAAGTAATAATCATGTCATCTTCTTCATCAACTGGTTCATTAGAAACTATCTCAATTACTAGTTTGTGAGGCAAACAAATACTTGTTTGGCCTGGTTTACTAATCCAACCCGTTCGAACGGCTATTTGATCAGGGCTATTATCTTCTTTTACCCGAATCTTCGTGCCTTCCATTTCAATTATATTATATTTATCCTTACCTGGATAATAGGTTTTTTCTTTGTGTTTTGTTTTTTCATTCAATTCAAAACGATCAACTTCTTTACCATCAATCGAAATGATAGCAATGTTGCCTTCTTTAGTTGCTTCATCTGTTTGATTCAATGAAAAAACAACAAGAGGAGCAAATGACAAAATTATCAGACAGATAATGACCACACCATCCATAAATCGCCACTGCTTTTTAAGTTCTTTCCATATCATATGCGTGTTTTTTCTCCTCATTTGTAAAATCTCTTCTTACTCTTAGTAACATATCCTGAAAAAAAAGGTACGTCAACTATTTAATTACTTATTAATATACCTTATCTTTGTGAATAAAGCACTTATGTTGCTATTTTATTCACCTCTAAATTATAATAGTTTGGTACAAACTAGAGGAGGAATTGCTTTGTCAAAATATCAAGTTTTATTATATTATTTATATGTTCCATTAGAAAACCCTGAAGAATTTGCTAAAGAACATTTAGCTTTTTGCCAATCGATTAATTTAAAAGGTCGTATTTTAGTTGCTAATGAAGGAATTAACGGAACTTTATCTGGCTTAACAGAAGATACCGAAAAATACATTGCTCATATGCGAGCAGATGAACGCTTCAAAGATATTTTCTTTAAAATAGATCCATCTGAGGAACAAGCTTTCAAAAAAATGTTTGTCAGACCTCGCCCTGAACTCGTTTCCTTATCCTTAGAAGATGATATTGATCCGTTAGAGTTAACTGGAGCTTATCTATCTCCTAAAGAATTTAAGGAAGCAATTCTAGATGAAGATACTGTGGTTATCGATGCTAGAAATGATTACGAATATGATTTAGGTCATTTTAAAGGTGCTGTTCGTCCTGATATTCGTTCTTTTAGAGAATTACCTCAATGGATTCGTGACAACAAAGAAGAATTCATGGACAAACGAGTTGTTACCTACTGTACTGGTGGTATTCGTTGTGAAAAATTCTCTGGTTGGCTAGTTCGTGAAGGCTTTAAAGATGTGGGACAACTTCACGGCGGGATTGCTACTTATGGTAGAGATCCTGAAGTTCAAGGTGAATTATGGGACGGAGCTATGTATGTCTTTGACGAGCGAATCAGCGTTCCTATCAATCACGTTAATCCCGTTATCGTTGGAAAAGACTGGTTTGATGGTACACCCTCAGAGCGCTACGTTAATTGCGCTAACCCAGAGTGTAACAGACAAATTTTATGTTCTGAAGAAAATGAACATAAATACCTTCGTGGTTGCTCTCATAACTGTCGCGTTCATGAACGTAATCGTTATGTGGTTGAAAATAATCTTTCTTTAACAGATTGGCAAGAACGTGTAGAAGCTCTTGGAGAAACTTTTAAAGAATTAGTCAAATAGCAATAGAAAATATTTGAAATTTTTTTCAGCATATGTAAAAATAAAAGTGAATAAATTGCAAGGTTAGGCGTTAGCTTCAAGGTGAACTCTTTCAGGGC harbors:
- a CDS encoding rhodanese-related sulfurtransferase, with the translated sequence MSKYQVLLYYLYVPLENPEEFAKEHLAFCQSINLKGRILVANEGINGTLSGLTEDTEKYIAHMRADERFKDIFFKIDPSEEQAFKKMFVRPRPELVSLSLEDDIDPLELTGAYLSPKEFKEAILDEDTVVIDARNDYEYDLGHFKGAVRPDIRSFRELPQWIRDNKEEFMDKRVVTYCTGGIRCEKFSGWLVREGFKDVGQLHGGIATYGRDPEVQGELWDGAMYVFDERISVPINHVNPVIVGKDWFDGTPSERYVNCANPECNRQILCSEENEHKYLRGCSHNCRVHERNRYVVENNLSLTDWQERVEALGETFKELVK
- a CDS encoding GNAT family N-acetyltransferase; this encodes MIRRVTERQEIEETRQLASYAFNANHTDTQKEEFLIKGQFIDNYVEEINGRVTSQVINHPYEVMINGQVMTSAGIVDVASYPERRGTGSITRLFEYAFKDLYERGTELSYLAPFSQPFYRKFGYEMIFDIEETYIPTHVIQQVKQEKKGYMERVFWEDEEAQKIIKALYRKTLGSQNGSLLREDYWWDFEFKYFEGKRLAIAYDDNDVPCGYINYSLIGFSEFKINELAYTNMFALRKLMTFVSSHSGSFPMFVAKNIDVKMVSELFTETIEVRRKKQTDMMARILDFERFIGKFKFRDVSTKYSLYLEVNDANCPWNDGMFKVEIENGQANCQKVEEGKADYSGTIQRWTQVFLGKHTVEEAIWAEFLEFNGEKEVLSDLIEPNTPHLYDHF
- a CDS encoding TetR/AcrR family transcriptional regulator: MSKKFSESDLKEIKKKLQEACLESWKIRGYKQTNIPLLTKTVGISSGAFYLIYKRKEDLFLEVLENVQDNLLMTWSKFIEEENQKIEGFKKGLQWLFHEFQTFPNLYDMNSAEYDLFLAKLPTDKIEELKQKSAELFEQAISQANLKLLLPEDEVMNIIHSILFLSLVDRDTLQGTEKTFNFLLDHTLYDLFEEGKK
- a CDS encoding NusG domain II-containing protein: MIWKELKKQWRFMDGVVIICLIILSFAPLVVFSLNQTDEATKEGNIAIISIDGKEVDRFELNEKTKHKEKTYYPGKDKYNIIEMEGTKIRVKEDNSPDQIAVRTGWISKPGQTSICLPHKLVIEIVSNEPVDEEDDMIITY
- a CDS encoding GNAT family N-acetyltransferase → MIKKVTDRKYLEQIHELGSYAFNSNHTKEQRDIYLKKNESIDNYVDEVDGQVTSQIVGYPYQVTINGQVMGMSGIGDVATYPEARGTGSIRLLFEAIFNDLHEKGTELSYLAPFSQTFYRKFGYENIFDYDEIRIPKETIVQIKPEKTGSIKRVSWENKEAQETIKELYRKTLGTHNGSLVREDYWWDFVLTFNQGRRLAIAYDDQKQACGYIVYGLIGASEFMIYEMSYTNLFGLKKLMTFVSSHSGSFDEFVSTNLPDPKILELFTETQNIVRKTHSSMMARIVNFKEFIEKFNFKSSPKKEIVYLEVNDSTCSWNNGIFKLSIVNGKSTCEKIDPSNEAMIHYSGSIQRWTQIFMGRVTFEEAQWLNLIDSKNENTNFSELFSPSTPRLYDYF
- a CDS encoding metallophosphoesterase gives rise to the protein MGRLGIMSDLHVDINKLGQFELELLTDLLHEKKITHLHLAGDTANQVAFLLDTLSFIESKGIPATFNFGNHELPSIKKTIEMEDYPDSRFLNHSHKELNNQLVLLGVNGWYDYSFALEKDYDKIVASKNLYWYDRIIERPLNDPDTLVSILKELKYSLDDLKNAGKQVIVATHFVPKQEFVRYFDGEYERWNQINAFLGAKATGELFETYDNIQRVVFGHTHRRIDNQVINGISYSARPLGYFYEWHLTKDFMLENKLMTSFNPYKVRRILRNQQDEFNEYRAKHLKKEFSDALTIIDY